A genomic segment from Rosettibacter firmus encodes:
- a CDS encoding SLBB domain-containing protein translates to MRFIKFFIYFFVYLISYNLFAQDIEQTTSKTLQTSVMQPITVTVGGNFVVTGSFTAFRTQRLDHFITSLYNQAQEISLGAVNKPEIIKQIKKELQKYPLRDILLKRADGTQIKIDLLKFRLTGDFKYNPYLMNDDVIIFPSYDEKKNIVEISGAVNKPTQFQFVEGDKLSDAILFAGGINKAYDNVTEAEISRIKENGKAEEIIRVKISDDVPLQRGDRITILFNENNKTIFKVLVLGEVNRPGYVYITKNNTTIREVIEKAGGFTYDADLKRAEILKGTDESQIMKMKAIRDAYEADTSFTTLPLVLKTVDELKSEEIKMLRSANVTTEEFQYSFVYDNSLRFIENKSIIDFTKIFSDSAKDGNYIVNDGDIIIIPKKQNLVYVFGQVVNPGFYLYDSTKTWKDYINEAGGVTQTAKNGKQTQIIKGTNRTWFNAEDTIKIEPGDFIYVPKDLPRDLSYYIQNIGAVSGIVTALISITFLIIQATK, encoded by the coding sequence ATGAGATTCATAAAATTTTTTATTTATTTCTTTGTGTATCTAATAAGTTATAATTTGTTTGCTCAGGATATTGAACAAACAACTTCAAAAACTCTTCAAACATCTGTAATGCAACCAATTACTGTTACTGTTGGGGGAAATTTTGTAGTAACTGGTTCATTTACAGCTTTTAGAACACAGAGATTAGATCATTTCATAACCAGTTTATATAACCAAGCTCAAGAAATATCATTAGGAGCTGTAAATAAACCTGAAATTATAAAACAAATAAAAAAAGAATTACAAAAATATCCATTAAGAGATATTTTACTTAAGCGAGCAGATGGGACACAAATAAAAATTGATTTACTTAAGTTCAGACTCACAGGAGATTTTAAATATAATCCATATCTAATGAATGATGATGTTATAATATTTCCATCATATGATGAAAAGAAAAATATAGTTGAAATATCTGGAGCTGTTAATAAACCAACACAATTTCAATTTGTAGAAGGTGATAAACTTTCTGATGCAATTTTATTTGCTGGTGGAATTAATAAAGCATATGATAATGTCACAGAAGCTGAAATATCAAGAATAAAAGAGAATGGCAAAGCAGAAGAAATAATTCGCGTAAAAATTAGTGATGATGTACCTTTACAAAGAGGTGATAGAATTACAATACTTTTTAATGAAAATAATAAAACCATCTTTAAGGTTTTAGTACTTGGAGAAGTAAATAGACCAGGATATGTTTATATCACAAAGAATAATACAACAATTAGAGAAGTAATAGAGAAAGCAGGAGGTTTTACATACGATGCAGATTTAAAAAGAGCTGAGATATTAAAAGGAACAGATGAATCCCAAATAATGAAAATGAAAGCAATAAGAGATGCTTACGAAGCCGATACATCATTTACTACTTTACCTTTAGTTCTTAAAACTGTTGACGAACTAAAAAGTGAAGAAATAAAAATGTTACGTAGTGCAAATGTTACTACTGAAGAATTTCAATATTCTTTTGTATATGATAATTCATTAAGATTTATTGAAAACAAGAGTATTATCGATTTTACAAAAATATTTTCAGATTCTGCTAAGGATGGAAATTATATAGTAAATGATGGTGATATAATAATTATTCCTAAAAAACAGAATTTAGTTTATGTATTTGGTCAGGTTGTTAATCCAGGTTTTTATTTATATGATTCTACAAAAACATGGAAAGATTATATTAATGAAGCTGGCGGCGTTACACAGACTGCAAAAAATGGTAAACAAACTCAAATTATAAAAGGGACAAATAGAACATGGTTTAATGCAGAAGATACAATAAAAATAGAACCAGGTGATTTTATTTATGTTCCGAAAGATTTACCTCGAGATCTTTCGTATTATATTCAAAACATAGGAGCTGTATCGGGAATTGTTACAGCTTTAATTTCTATTACATTTTTAATAATTCAAGCAACAAAATAG
- a CDS encoding GumC family protein, with the protein MDQKQETYVGRTFIEFLTVVIKYRWFLFWFVFTITAGATLYALLAPKWYKATASVFPAEKTDLLSTLSGLSSLAKGFSASKGLAALTGANTEADRYIAILKSATITDDVIKKFDLRKEYEMEDDYYEKVVKKWQSNLELEIQDEGNLTITVYDKNPQKAADIANYLVERLNEINTKLSVTNAKANREFVEKRYLQNIADINNLESAMKQFQEKYGVIAIPEQIEATVKSMSSIYLDLYKKEIEFNVMQQTYGKDHPLVANTKIEMNELRKKINQLNAGTDISQKDVKLLIPFKEAPQLANEYLKIYRNLEIQYKILEFIQPLYEQAKVEEARNTPSVIVLDKAGPAERKAKPKISIYASIAFIISLFLGLVIVFTLELLNRLKVADNSKYNFIVNEFKKDLKKFSKK; encoded by the coding sequence ATGGATCAAAAACAAGAAACTTATGTTGGCAGAACATTTATAGAGTTTTTAACTGTTGTTATTAAGTATAGGTGGTTTTTATTCTGGTTTGTGTTTACAATAACAGCTGGAGCAACTTTATACGCGCTTTTAGCGCCTAAATGGTATAAAGCAACTGCTTCTGTTTTCCCAGCAGAAAAAACAGATTTACTATCAACACTTTCTGGATTATCAAGTTTAGCTAAAGGATTTTCTGCAAGTAAAGGATTAGCAGCTTTGACTGGTGCAAACACTGAAGCAGATAGATATATTGCTATTTTAAAAAGTGCAACAATTACAGATGACGTAATTAAGAAATTTGATTTACGTAAAGAATATGAAATGGAAGATGATTACTATGAAAAGGTTGTTAAAAAATGGCAATCAAATTTAGAATTAGAAATCCAGGATGAAGGAAATTTAACAATTACTGTTTATGATAAGAATCCACAAAAAGCTGCTGATATTGCTAATTATCTTGTTGAAAGACTAAATGAAATCAATACAAAACTAAGTGTGACCAATGCGAAGGCTAATAGAGAATTTGTTGAAAAGAGATATTTACAAAACATAGCTGATATAAATAATCTTGAAAGTGCAATGAAACAATTTCAGGAAAAATATGGAGTAATAGCAATCCCAGAACAAATAGAAGCAACAGTAAAATCTATGTCAAGCATATACTTGGATTTATATAAAAAAGAAATAGAATTTAATGTAATGCAACAAACTTATGGAAAAGATCATCCACTTGTTGCAAATACTAAAATAGAAATGAATGAATTGAGGAAAAAAATTAATCAACTTAATGCAGGTACAGATATATCTCAAAAGGATGTTAAATTACTTATTCCATTTAAAGAAGCTCCTCAATTAGCAAATGAATATTTAAAGATTTATCGTAATCTGGAAATTCAATATAAGATTCTTGAATTTATACAGCCATTATATGAACAGGCAAAAGTAGAAGAAGCAAGGAATACCCCATCTGTTATAGTACTGGATAAAGCAGGACCAGCTGAAAGAAAGGCAAAACCAAAAATTTCAATTTATGCTAGCATTGCATTCATTATTTCATTATTCCTAGGTCTTGTAATTGTTTTTACATTAGAACTTTTGAATAGATTAAAGGTTGCAGATAATAGTAAGTACAACTTCATCGTAAATGAATTTAAAAAAGATCTTAAGAAGTTCAGTAAGAAATAG
- a CDS encoding oligosaccharide flippase family protein, with protein MTVIKKLRNNSFLSFLSILSRLIPNFLIFLFVARIYRPYEFGMFSYAHTLSNTFLLIADFGFDVLLTTEIAKNKNRVSEIVSEYLISKIVFVIVAIISMSTFIFLKSDSISEIILGFVFLIYMVFNSFSNFMISIIKGLEKFHYETTISVIMNLSLLLLSFIFIYTTKNIFLVGLAYGISRLFAIISSKKFIRKEVAIKFVKFNKNDFIVAIKKNIVFGSLVILNNLLYQLDTLFLGVLKDNYNVGIYQSVKNLMFIPFIIPGIIYNSFLPTMSRLFKENNYEWFSSTKLFFKLTIILSMIISVISFSYPEEIIHFFYSNKNYNESIIVLKVAAFVMFLRIISDFFGVMLITTEKFKKHIFTSSLGILISIILFYVLIPKYNALGTMLSYLIMIIVVLIMFIKPNYNIFLKKILDARFLFVVLYYLTIILLFNFHKMDFVIGITFILISFSLILMFIFYDKVEFNLFKRNILFLGKSK; from the coding sequence ATGACCGTAATCAAAAAGTTAAGGAATAATTCTTTCCTATCATTTTTATCAATTCTTTCAAGGCTTATTCCTAATTTTTTAATCTTTTTATTTGTAGCTAGAATTTATCGTCCGTACGAATTTGGAATGTTCTCGTATGCACATACTTTATCTAATACATTTCTTCTTATTGCTGATTTTGGTTTTGATGTGTTACTTACTACTGAAATTGCCAAAAACAAAAATCGTGTTTCTGAAATTGTCTCTGAATATTTAATATCGAAAATTGTATTTGTTATTGTTGCAATAATCTCAATGTCTACGTTTATATTTTTGAAAAGTGATAGTATAAGTGAAATTATACTTGGCTTTGTGTTTTTAATTTATATGGTATTCAATTCATTTTCGAACTTTATGATTTCAATAATTAAGGGACTCGAGAAATTTCATTATGAAACTACGATTTCAGTGATAATGAACCTTTCTTTGTTGTTACTTTCTTTTATTTTTATTTATACAACTAAAAATATTTTTTTAGTTGGATTGGCTTATGGAATATCAAGATTATTTGCAATTATATCGAGTAAAAAATTTATAAGAAAAGAAGTTGCTATAAAATTTGTAAAATTCAATAAGAATGATTTTATAGTAGCCATAAAAAAAAATATTGTATTTGGAAGTTTAGTTATATTAAATAATTTACTTTATCAGCTTGATACTTTATTTCTTGGAGTATTAAAAGACAATTATAATGTTGGGATTTATCAATCTGTTAAAAATTTGATGTTTATTCCTTTTATAATTCCGGGAATAATATACAATTCATTTTTACCTACAATGTCAAGGTTGTTTAAAGAAAATAATTACGAATGGTTTTCATCAACAAAGTTATTTTTCAAACTTACAATAATTTTAAGTATGATTATTTCTGTTATCAGCTTTTCTTATCCAGAAGAAATAATTCACTTTTTTTATAGCAATAAAAATTATAACGAATCAATAATTGTTCTTAAAGTTGCTGCTTTTGTGATGTTTCTAAGAATAATTTCAGATTTTTTTGGAGTAATGTTAATTACAACTGAAAAATTTAAAAAACATATTTTCACTTCATCTTTGGGAATTTTAATAAGTATAATTTTATTTTACGTATTGATACCAAAATACAATGCACTTGGAACAATGTTATCTTATTTGATAATGATAATTGTTGTACTGATTATGTTTATTAAACCAAATTATAATATCTTTCTAAAAAAAATACTTGACGCAAGATTTCTATTTGTTGTACTTTATTATTTGACGATTATATTATTATTCAATTTTCATAAAATGGATTTTGTTATAGGCATTACATTCATATTAATTTCATTTTCACTGATTTTAATGTTTATTTTTTATGATAAAGTTGAATTTAATTTATTCAAAAGAAATATATTGTTTTTAGGAAAAAGTAAATGA
- a CDS encoding O-antigen polymerase: MSVVSIICFVLFFLILLLARKKDFFSPAKVFTLVWFLAIGLTDLKLSRLQITWSGLAWFSLLLAVFSFLLGVYIVYVLFFNKNILKINDVRLIFTKSEINENLLYIIIITLFIFYSISYIITYLIRGFVPIFTRMPEIARTKWGIFGIGSFVYTIPAILYLSLIHVFISKTNIMRKFIIFSIMLISFITYVFLLNRFYLLLPIALFVILLYYKTNRLRPRNILIVLIIFSIIFFEISNLRLSRYAINILYYLSEMKFGKEYAILTEPYMYISMNLENFANAIGKLDFHTYGYFVFDFLLKPIGLKDLISEYVHIEEFPHIINRAYNTYTMFFIYYRDFGFVGLFVIPLLFGALVSYIYYKMRLNPTIYNISFYGMLIFVVAFSFFVPILHWIHYVFNLILIYITTYFITNKKFIIKGDN; the protein is encoded by the coding sequence ATGAGTGTGGTATCTATAATATGTTTTGTATTATTTTTTCTGATCTTATTGTTAGCAAGAAAAAAAGATTTCTTTTCTCCAGCTAAAGTATTTACATTAGTTTGGTTTTTAGCAATTGGCTTAACTGATTTAAAACTTAGTCGATTACAAATAACTTGGAGTGGATTAGCATGGTTTTCTCTCCTTCTGGCAGTATTTTCATTTTTATTGGGTGTTTATATTGTATATGTTTTATTTTTTAACAAAAATATATTAAAAATTAATGATGTGAGATTAATATTTACAAAATCAGAAATTAATGAAAATTTATTATACATAATAATTATTACGCTTTTTATTTTTTATTCCATATCATACATTATTACTTATCTAATTAGAGGTTTCGTTCCCATATTTACTAGAATGCCAGAAATAGCAAGAACAAAATGGGGCATTTTTGGGATTGGTTCTTTTGTTTATACCATACCTGCTATATTGTACTTATCATTAATACATGTTTTCATTTCAAAAACTAATATTATGAGAAAGTTTATTATATTCTCAATAATGCTAATTTCATTTATTACTTATGTTTTTCTTTTGAATCGATTTTATTTATTACTGCCAATTGCTCTATTTGTAATTTTACTTTATTACAAAACTAACCGACTGCGTCCAAGAAATATTTTAATTGTTCTTATAATTTTTTCAATAATCTTTTTTGAAATTTCGAATTTAAGATTAAGCCGATATGCAATTAACATTCTTTATTATTTAAGTGAAATGAAGTTTGGAAAAGAATATGCAATTTTAACAGAACCTTATATGTATATATCAATGAACTTAGAGAATTTTGCAAATGCTATTGGTAAGTTAGATTTTCATACTTATGGTTATTTTGTTTTTGACTTTTTATTGAAACCAATTGGTTTGAAGGATTTAATTTCTGAATATGTTCATATAGAAGAATTTCCACACATTATAAATCGTGCTTACAACACATATACAATGTTTTTTATTTATTATCGTGATTTTGGTTTTGTTGGACTTTTTGTCATCCCTTTGTTATTTGGAGCTTTAGTTTCATACATATACTATAAAATGCGATTGAATCCAACAATTTATAACATTTCGTTTTATGGAATGTTAATTTTTGTTGTAGCTTTTTCTTTCTTTGTACCAATTCTTCATTGGATTCATTATGTCTTTAATTTAATACTAATTTATATAACGACTTATTTCATAACCAATAAGAAATTTATTATAAAGGGGGATAATTGA
- a CDS encoding glycosyltransferase family 4 protein produces the protein MNVLHIHEFDIGGGAETVFNITRKNIFIENNYSGFISKNNLNKSDIDFKSYEKYNFMLKPFLYVFSINNFIKLNKFLRNNNIDIIHIHGFIGSLSSSILLAIRLHKKRKKIKIVQTLHDFHISCPNSLLFNFKKEVICEKCLGKKIKLKMLTTSCERRGYFYTLLKAIRSFVANNILNHKKIIDKFIAPSNLMKQKLIEDNIDEEKIFLLRNPIKLNEIKYEKKSDIITYYGRISKEKNIYFILDAFNEWKIKSNNNFKLFIIGDGDEKVNIQKYANNLKSNKDIIFYDFKGEKELFDILKDVKYLFMASKLYENAPMTLLEAISLNILPIVPDLGGMKETVKDVFQFGKIYEKNNIESFIKKIEELESEYSLELDKLIKRKAFLLENFGIEAYYKNLFNLYNELSN, from the coding sequence TTGAACGTATTACATATTCATGAATTTGACATTGGAGGTGGAGCCGAAACAGTATTTAATATTACTAGAAAAAATATTTTTATTGAAAACAATTATTCAGGTTTCATAAGTAAAAATAATTTAAATAAATCCGATATTGATTTTAAATCTTACGAAAAATATAACTTTATGCTTAAACCATTTTTATATGTATTTTCAATTAATAATTTTATTAAATTAAATAAATTTTTAAGAAATAATAACATTGATATAATTCATATACATGGATTTATTGGGTCACTCTCATCTTCTATTTTACTTGCCATAAGATTACATAAAAAAAGAAAAAAAATTAAAATTGTTCAAACATTACATGATTTTCATATATCTTGCCCAAACTCATTATTATTTAATTTTAAAAAAGAAGTTATCTGCGAAAAATGTTTAGGGAAAAAAATTAAGTTAAAAATGTTAACAACTTCATGCGAAAGGAGAGGTTATTTTTATACTTTACTTAAAGCTATTAGAAGTTTTGTCGCAAATAATATATTAAATCATAAAAAAATAATTGATAAGTTTATTGCTCCAAGCAATTTAATGAAGCAAAAATTAATAGAAGATAACATAGATGAAGAAAAAATATTTTTATTAAGAAATCCTATTAAATTAAATGAAATTAAATATGAAAAAAAATCTGATATAATTACTTATTATGGAAGAATTTCCAAAGAAAAAAATATCTATTTTATTTTAGATGCTTTTAATGAATGGAAAATAAAATCTAATAATAATTTTAAATTGTTCATAATTGGTGATGGTGATGAAAAAGTTAATATTCAAAAGTATGCGAACAATTTAAAGTCTAATAAAGATATTATTTTTTATGATTTCAAAGGAGAAAAAGAATTGTTTGATATATTAAAAGATGTAAAGTATTTGTTTATGGCTTCAAAACTTTATGAAAATGCACCGATGACTTTGCTTGAAGCAATATCATTAAATATTTTACCGATTGTTCCAGACCTTGGTGGTATGAAGGAGACCGTTAAGGATGTTTTTCAATTTGGTAAAATTTATGAGAAGAATAATATTGAATCATTCATTAAAAAAATTGAAGAATTGGAATCTGAATACTCATTAGAATTAGATAAATTGATTAAAAGAAAAGCTTTTCTTTTAGAAAATTTTGGTATTGAAGCATATTACAAAAATTTATTTAATCTTTATAACGAGTTATCGAATTAA
- a CDS encoding glycosyltransferase family 2 protein produces the protein MIEVSIVIITWNAKKFLKRLLESIKKYSSGFTYEIIIVDNNSTDGTIEYLNENHSDIKLIRNKKNLGVAKARNIGMKETIGKYVLILDVDMELIENSIKKMLDFMNSNLDIGLVGSKLVYSNGELQYSCKNFPNILSLLARRLDSIELIKNSKVLKNHLMSDWDHNEIREVDYLIGACQFIRREVIEEIGFYDDTIFYGPEDIDYCIRVWRANWKVVYFPLTTIIHFEQRITKTTFFSKITMKHFLGILYLFRKYRWKLSRYV, from the coding sequence ATGATTGAAGTATCAATAGTTATTATTACATGGAATGCAAAAAAATTTTTAAAGAGACTCTTAGAATCCATTAAGAAATATTCATCGGGTTTTACATATGAAATTATTATTGTTGATAATAATTCAACTGATGGGACAATTGAATATCTAAATGAGAATCACTCCGATATAAAACTAATAAGAAATAAAAAAAATCTTGGTGTTGCTAAGGCAAGAAATATTGGTATGAAAGAAACTATTGGTAAGTATGTTCTTATTTTAGATGTTGATATGGAGTTAATTGAAAATTCTATTAAAAAGATGCTTGACTTTATGAATTCTAATCTGGATATAGGTTTGGTTGGCTCAAAACTTGTTTACTCAAATGGAGAACTTCAGTATTCTTGTAAAAATTTCCCAAATATTTTATCTCTGCTTGCAAGACGACTGGATTCAATAGAGCTTATTAAAAATTCTAAAGTATTGAAAAATCATTTAATGTCAGATTGGGATCATAATGAAATAAGAGAAGTTGATTATTTAATTGGTGCGTGTCAATTTATTCGTAGAGAAGTTATTGAAGAAATAGGTTTTTATGATGATACTATATTTTATGGCCCTGAAGATATTGATTATTGTATTCGTGTTTGGAGAGCAAATTGGAAAGTAGTTTATTTCCCATTAACAACAATTATTCACTTTGAACAAAGAATAACTAAAACAACATTTTTTTCTAAAATTACCATGAAACATTTTCTTGGAATTTTGTATTTATTTAGAAAATATAGATGGAAATTATCAAGATATGTGTAG